The following coding sequences lie in one Palaemon carinicauda isolate YSFRI2023 chromosome 7, ASM3689809v2, whole genome shotgun sequence genomic window:
- the LOC137644625 gene encoding clumping factor A-like, with amino-acid sequence MKYPHFKSEAKADRHRHRHRQLQTQTQTAKDTDTDSYRLRHRQLKTQTQTAKDTDTDSYRLRLRHRQLQTQTQADSDSDSDSDTDRFRLRHRQIQTQTQTDSDSDTDSCRLRHRQLQTQTQTDSYTDTDRLLHRHRQTPTQTQTDSYTDTDTDRLRHRHRQK; translated from the coding sequence ATGAAGTATCCTCATTTTAAAAGCGAAGCTAAggcagacagacacagacacagacacagacagctACAGACTCAGACACAGACAGCtaaagacacagacacagacagctACAGACTCAGACACAGACAGCtaaagacacagacacagacagctaaagacacagacacagacagctACAGACTCAGACTCAGACACAGGCAGCTACAGACTCAGACACAGGCAGATTCAGATTCAGACTCAGACTCAGACACAGACAGATTCAGACTCAGACACAGACAGATTCAGACTCAGACACAGACAGACTCAGACTCAGACACAGACAGCTGCAGACTCAGACACAGACAGCTGCAGACTCAGACACAGACAGACtcctacacagacacagacagactcctacacagacacagacagactcctacacagacacagacagactcctacacagacacagacacagacagactcaGACACAGACACAGGCAGAAATAG